Proteins co-encoded in one Candidatus Kapaibacterium sp. genomic window:
- the rfbB gene encoding dTDP-glucose 4,6-dehydratase: protein MTASGGPRTVLVTGGAGFIGTNFVCYLLHHTDVRVIVVDALTYAGQQRNVAAWQNNPRCQFIRGRVEDVALMLELCRSYQVETIVHLAAQTHVDRSIMDARPFLQSNVEGTVALLEAARRVRLQRFVHMSTDEVYGERLEGECAEGDAFAPSSPYAASKAAADCFVHAYVRTYGVPACVVRSCNVYGPYQFPEKLVPMSILCALHDEPIPLYGDGSQRRQWLYVGDVCRALWQLCQEGEAGQVYHLSSGQELSNRELVEKVLELLGKPRTLIRSISDRPGHDRRYALQVETMRQLGWRARVGLEEGLRRTVEWYIHHRTWWEPLWNGEYAEYRRQWYDAVLASNLYGGSA, encoded by the coding sequence ATGACTGCTTCGGGAGGCCCGAGGACGGTGCTAGTCACGGGCGGGGCGGGTTTCATCGGGACGAACTTCGTTTGCTACCTCCTCCACCATACTGACGTGCGGGTCATTGTCGTAGACGCTCTCACGTACGCTGGACAGCAGCGGAACGTTGCTGCCTGGCAGAACAATCCCCGCTGTCAGTTCATTCGCGGCCGCGTGGAAGATGTGGCCCTCATGCTCGAGTTATGTCGCAGCTACCAGGTGGAGACGATCGTCCACCTTGCGGCGCAAACCCACGTGGATCGTTCCATTATGGATGCTCGTCCGTTCTTGCAGAGCAACGTAGAGGGGACAGTAGCTCTGCTGGAGGCTGCCCGCCGAGTGCGGCTACAGCGCTTTGTGCACATGTCAACGGACGAAGTCTATGGGGAGCGTCTCGAAGGGGAGTGTGCAGAAGGGGATGCCTTCGCTCCAAGTTCGCCTTACGCTGCCTCTAAAGCGGCAGCGGATTGCTTCGTACACGCCTACGTCCGAACGTATGGGGTACCTGCTTGCGTTGTGCGGAGCTGCAATGTCTATGGCCCATACCAGTTCCCTGAGAAGCTAGTGCCGATGAGCATCCTGTGTGCCCTGCATGACGAGCCTATCCCGCTCTACGGGGACGGCTCACAGCGGCGACAGTGGCTCTACGTTGGAGATGTCTGCCGAGCCCTTTGGCAGCTCTGCCAAGAGGGGGAGGCGGGGCAAGTGTATCATTTAAGCAGTGGCCAAGAACTCAGCAATCGAGAGCTGGTGGAGAAGGTCCTTGAGCTTTTGGGCAAGCCCCGTACGCTCATCCGCTCAATCTCGGATCGTCCGGGGCATGACCGGCGATACGCTCTCCAGGTAGAGACGATGCGCCAGTTGGGATGGCGGGCGCGCGTGGGCTTAGAGGAGGGGTTGCGGAGAACCGTGGAGTGGTACATTCACCACCGCACGTGGTGGGAGCCCTTGTGGAATGGCGAGTACGCGGAGTACCGCCGGCAGTGGTATGACGCGGTCTTAGCCTCCAACCTCTACGGTGGATCTGCATGA
- a CDS encoding nucleotide sugar dehydrogenase → MSSGQSVLDELRQRIEQRRVRVGVLGMGYVGLPLAMEFARAGVHTIGLDTNAAKIEQLRRGRSYLRDVPSDVVAEQLRLGLFIPTTDFQRCQECDALFICVPTPFTAHKDPDISFILQATDSIAETLRPGQIVVLRSTTFPGTTEEYVLPRLRQKGLRVGEDFFLAFSPERVDPGNKVWTTANTPVVVGGVTPACTELAAAVLRLAVQVVVPVSSPRVAEMAKLLENIFRSVNIALVNELAQLCDRLGISVWEVIEAAATKPFGFMPFYPGPGIGGHCILIDPYYLAWAARRYDFVTNFVTLAAEVNEAMPFYVRDLVEREIARLPVRLEKANVLFLGVAFKRDVDDLRHSPALKVMELLWQDGVRSIGYYDPYIPQVEFAGGILESAPGLTPELLKRQHVVVITTDHSCVDYELVCRWSRVVVDTRNACRHVQRPRARIVLLGSGR, encoded by the coding sequence ATGAGCTCGGGTCAATCCGTTCTCGACGAGCTGCGCCAGCGCATAGAGCAACGCCGCGTGAGGGTTGGCGTCCTTGGGATGGGCTACGTGGGGCTGCCGCTGGCGATGGAATTCGCACGGGCGGGAGTCCATACGATAGGGCTGGATACCAACGCAGCCAAGATTGAGCAGCTACGCCGTGGACGCTCCTACCTTCGGGATGTTCCCTCCGACGTTGTGGCTGAGCAGCTCCGTTTGGGACTGTTCATCCCAACGACGGACTTCCAGCGATGCCAAGAGTGCGATGCCCTCTTCATTTGCGTTCCGACCCCCTTCACGGCTCACAAAGACCCTGACATCAGCTTCATCCTGCAGGCCACGGATAGCATTGCCGAAACCCTGCGTCCTGGACAGATCGTTGTGCTCCGGAGTACGACCTTCCCGGGGACGACCGAGGAGTACGTGCTGCCGAGGCTCCGGCAGAAGGGATTGCGCGTTGGGGAGGACTTCTTCTTGGCGTTCTCGCCTGAACGGGTAGACCCCGGGAACAAAGTATGGACGACCGCTAACACCCCGGTGGTCGTTGGAGGAGTGACGCCGGCATGCACAGAGTTAGCGGCGGCTGTGTTGCGCTTGGCCGTCCAAGTGGTCGTCCCCGTTAGCTCTCCAAGGGTTGCGGAGATGGCGAAGCTGTTGGAGAACATCTTCCGCAGCGTCAACATTGCGCTGGTGAACGAGCTAGCGCAACTCTGCGACCGCTTAGGCATCAGCGTGTGGGAAGTGATTGAAGCGGCAGCGACGAAGCCCTTCGGGTTTATGCCGTTCTACCCTGGGCCAGGCATCGGGGGACATTGCATCCTGATTGACCCGTACTACCTAGCATGGGCAGCACGGCGCTACGACTTCGTCACCAACTTCGTGACGCTAGCAGCCGAAGTCAACGAGGCAATGCCCTTCTACGTTCGCGACCTCGTAGAGCGGGAGATTGCTCGGCTGCCTGTGCGGCTGGAGAAGGCGAACGTCCTCTTCTTGGGGGTTGCCTTCAAAAGGGACGTAGATGACCTGCGCCATTCGCCGGCTCTGAAGGTCATGGAACTCCTGTGGCAGGACGGCGTGCGCTCCATTGGCTACTATGACCCGTACATCCCGCAGGTTGAGTTTGCTGGAGGCATCCTGGAGTCTGCCCCGGGACTTACTCCTGAGCTGCTGAAGCGCCAGCACGTTGTGGTCATCACGACGGATCATAGCTGCGTAGACTACGAGCTCGTCTGCCGGTGGAGCCGTGTCGTGGTTGATACGCGCAATGCATGCCGTCATGTTCAGCGGCCTCGGGCACGAATTGTGCTCCTCGGAAGCGGACGATGA
- the wecB gene encoding UDP-N-acetylglucosamine 2-epimerase (non-hydrolyzing) — MKARVLSVVGARPNYMKVAPLHRAFARYVDVVEHIIVHTGQHYDPELSDVFFADLDLPQPSVFLGVGSGTHAQQTARIMLAFEPVCLELSPDLVIVVGDVNSTLACALTAVKLGIPVAHVEAGLRSFDRSMPEEINRVVTDAVADYFFVTEPSGVENLRCQGAPEERIFLVGNTMIDSLLFALPKAEQSTLPESLGLEPQGYVVVTLHRPSNVDDPQQLRELLLVLNELAQWRTVVFPMHPRTRQAVERFGLQGLLQRLLVLPPLSYVDFIALVLRADFVMTDSGGIQEETTYLGIPCLTLRTTTERPITCSMGTNQLVPPRADALRAALAALRRGERKQGRVPPLWDGHAAERIAQVVVEHCLRLPVGQPLGTGSG, encoded by the coding sequence ATGAAAGCGCGCGTCCTATCCGTTGTGGGTGCACGCCCGAACTACATGAAGGTGGCGCCGCTGCACCGCGCTTTCGCTCGGTATGTGGATGTGGTAGAGCACATCATCGTCCACACGGGGCAGCACTACGACCCAGAGCTGTCGGATGTCTTCTTCGCTGACCTGGATTTGCCGCAGCCTTCAGTCTTCTTGGGAGTCGGCTCGGGTACGCACGCTCAGCAGACGGCTCGCATTATGCTGGCCTTTGAGCCGGTGTGCTTAGAACTCTCGCCGGACTTAGTCATTGTGGTTGGAGACGTCAACTCCACCCTTGCCTGTGCTCTGACGGCAGTCAAGCTAGGGATTCCAGTGGCGCACGTCGAGGCAGGACTCCGCAGCTTTGATCGAAGCATGCCAGAGGAGATCAATCGGGTCGTTACAGACGCCGTTGCAGACTACTTCTTCGTCACCGAGCCGAGCGGAGTGGAGAACCTACGCTGTCAGGGTGCCCCAGAGGAGCGCATCTTCCTGGTCGGCAACACGATGATTGACTCTCTGCTGTTCGCCCTGCCGAAGGCCGAGCAGAGCACACTTCCGGAGAGCTTAGGTCTGGAGCCGCAGGGGTACGTCGTTGTAACACTCCACCGGCCGAGCAATGTGGACGATCCGCAGCAGCTGCGGGAGCTCCTACTCGTGTTGAACGAGCTGGCCCAGTGGCGCACGGTCGTTTTCCCGATGCACCCGAGGACACGGCAGGCCGTTGAGCGCTTTGGATTGCAAGGGCTGCTGCAGCGGCTACTGGTGCTGCCTCCGTTGAGCTACGTAGACTTCATAGCACTCGTCCTTCGGGCCGACTTCGTCATGACGGACTCCGGCGGCATCCAGGAAGAGACCACGTACCTAGGAATCCCCTGCCTGACGCTACGGACAACGACGGAACGACCGATTACGTGCTCCATGGGGACGAACCAGTTGGTGCCGCCAAGGGCCGATGCGCTGCGGGCAGCATTGGCGGCACTGAGGCGAGGGGAGCGGAAGCAGGGGCGTGTACCACCGTTGTGGGATGGACATGCAGCCGAGCGGATCGCTCAAGTGGTGGTGGAGCATTG